The Streptomyces seoulensis genome contains a region encoding:
- a CDS encoding SCO4225 family membrane protein, with amino-acid sequence MPNLSRPRRLLALATGHRLVRGCLAAFAVSALAVVLFPSADLDRIPSLLTAPLSVLTPFLPFGPGSGADTPAEVLASSVWVALLLVSALVTAAVLCYLATRPAAAPESLPCASAPPAQRGSDRAQPASSRMHRLRTLLAPAVDNWLARGYLAVVAVALTYFLGVTFSGPDSGYAAVYPVVTTAPLSILVFVVAIPTEFYPAAWVHPLVLSTGTILAGQFNAVRIGRYAHSQRAREQR; translated from the coding sequence ATGCCGAACCTCTCCCGCCCGCGCCGCCTCCTGGCTCTCGCCACAGGCCACCGGCTCGTACGGGGCTGTCTGGCCGCCTTCGCCGTCTCCGCCCTGGCCGTGGTCCTTTTCCCCTCCGCCGACCTGGACCGGATACCTTCGCTGCTCACCGCGCCCCTCTCCGTCCTGACGCCGTTCCTCCCCTTCGGTCCGGGGAGCGGGGCCGACACTCCAGCCGAGGTGCTCGCCAGCAGTGTCTGGGTCGCATTGCTCCTTGTGAGCGCCCTGGTGACCGCTGCCGTTCTCTGCTACCTCGCCACGCGACCAGCGGCCGCCCCTGAGTCCCTCCCTTGCGCATCGGCTCCCCCTGCGCAGCGGGGATCTGACCGGGCGCAGCCTGCGAGCTCGCGTATGCACCGGCTGCGGACCCTGCTCGCGCCCGCGGTCGACAACTGGCTCGCACGCGGCTATCTCGCCGTGGTCGCGGTGGCGTTGACGTACTTCCTGGGCGTCACATTCTCCGGGCCGGACTCCGGGTACGCCGCCGTCTACCCGGTGGTCACCACGGCGCCGCTCAGCATCCTCGTCTTCGTGGTGGCGATACCCACGGAGTTCTACCCCGCCGCCTGGGTGCACCCCTTGGTGCTCTCCACCGGAACGATCCTGGCCGGGCAGTTCAACGCCGTACGCATCGGCCGCTACGCACACAGCCAGAGGGCACGAGAGCAGCGCTAA